In Aspergillus luchuensis IFO 4308 DNA, chromosome 1, nearly complete sequence, the following are encoded in one genomic region:
- a CDS encoding ribonuclease III domain-containing protein (COG:A;~EggNog:ENOG410PSFX;~InterPro:IPR000999,IPR036389;~PFAM:PF00636,PF14622;~antiSMASH:Cluster_1.2;~go_function: GO:0004525 - ribonuclease III activity [Evidence IEA];~go_process: GO:0006396 - RNA processing [Evidence IEA]), whose translation MPSIPSLADKVQTAQLTLGYTFDNPTIGMGALVTPGVALPGLPTRMDGHKELAHVGDAVLKLALTLDGYEAKRSREFTSKILQTKASNVNLAMVGRRMGLDKLVIVNPSQAGMVSDKVMANTVEALIGAVYMDSNSVDAVRPVLAAMGLDGPA comes from the exons ATGCCTTCGATCCCCTCTCTCGCGGACAAAGTCCAAACCGCCCAACTCACGCTTGGGTACACCTTCGATAACCCGACTATTGGAATGGGGGCGTTAGTCACTCCCGGGGTTGCCCTGCCCGGGCTGCCAACCCGCATGGATGGCCACAAGGAGCTTGCCCATGTTGGAGATGCCGTTCTCAAGTTGGCACTTACTTTGGATGGATACGAAGCCAAAAGAAGCAGAG AATTTACAAGCAAGATTCTGCAAACCAAAGCCAGCAACGTCAACCTTGCAATGGTTGGGCGTAGAATGGGTCTCGACAAACTGGTCATTGTCAATCCATCCCAGGCAGGCATGGTGTCGGACAAAGTGATGGCCAACACCGTCGAGGCTCTCATCGGAGCTGTCTATATGGATAGTAACTCTGTTGACGCTGTGCGGCCCGTCCTGGCTGCTATGGGCCTTGACGGGCCTGCTTGA
- a CDS encoding putative allergen Asp F4-like (COG:S;~EggNog:ENOG410PRRT;~InterPro:IPR038903;~SECRETED:SignalP(1-18);~go_component: GO:0005576 - extracellular region [Evidence IEA];~go_function: GO:0019863 - IgE binding [Evidence IEA]), translating into MQWKSLLLCAAIAESALARTHGHQRRQHGHGHAQEAHVAARDVEVEVHTVVNIEHVTLTTTVYGQPTEAAEAATTSSTITEAAATTTDAATAGAFVEVDLDEDLAISASLGLSLSLGLGLGDDHTSTTTHTSTYTNTKTHTAASQTAASTTASSTGSSASEAWTATPTNGVFSTAGFGERTNSSSSGVTYSGNVGNPWGSNIQEVSASEAWQYKYVIRMEGSNTKDWFVSFWNKIGPDGKMDGWYGHSALNFTLGAGETKYVAFDENSQGGWGAAEGDSLPTDDYGGYSCTWGEFDFGDTDNSGWSGWDVSAIQAQNADQTVQGMRICQYSDKQCSYITTDAETVVNAYTASEASVDGIGGTLSSGAVRLTVEVDYS; encoded by the coding sequence ATGCAGTGGAAGTCACTCCTTCTGTGTGCCGCCATCGCCGAATCGGCCCTGGCTCGCACTCACGGCCACCAGCGCCGTCAACACGGTCACGGCCACGCCCAGGAGGCTCATGTGGCCGCCCGTGACGTCGAAGTTGAGGTGCACACCGTCGTCAACATCGAGCAcgtcaccctcaccaccaccgtctaCGGCCAGCCCACTGAAGCTGCCGAGGCCGCTactaccagcagcaccatTACTGAGGcagcagccaccaccaccgacgcCGCCACCGCCGGAGCCTTCGTTGAAGTCGACTTGGACGAGGACCTCGCCATCAGCGCCAGCCTGggactctccctctccctgggCCTGGGCTTGGGTGACGACCataccagcaccaccacccacaccagCACTtacaccaacaccaagacCCACACCGCCGCCTCCCAGACAGCTGCTAGCACTACCGCCAGTAGCACCGGCAGCTCCGCCAGCGAGGCCTGGACCGCGACCCCCACCAACGGCGTCTTCTCGACCGCCGGATTCGGCGAGCgcaccaacagcagcagcagcggcgtcACCTACAGCGGCAACGTGGGCAACCCCTGGGGCAGCAACATCCAGGAAGTCAGCGCCAGCGAGGCCTGGCAATACAAGTACGTCATCCGCATGGAAGGCAGCAACACCAAGGACTGGTTCGTCAGCTTCTGGAACAAGATCGGACCGGAtggaaagatggatggatggtacGGACACTCGGCGTTGAACTTCACTCTCGGCGCGGGCGAGACCAAGTACGTTGCCTTCGACGAGAACAGCcaaggtggatggggtgcCGCCGAGGGCGACAGTCTCCCTACCGATGACTATGGCGGTTACTCTTGCACCTGGGGCGAGTTCGACTTCGGAGACACGGATAACAGCGGCTGGTCTGGTTGGGATGTGTCTGCTATCCAGGCTCAGAATGCCGACCAGACGGTCCAGGGTATGCGTATTTGCCAGTACTCTGATAAGCAGTGCTCGTATATCACTACTGACGCCGAGACGGTGGTGAATGCGTACACTGCCTCGGAAGCGTCGGTGGATGGTATTGGTGGCACTTTGTCGTCGGGTGCGGTGCGCTTGACAGTTGAGGTGGATTATAGCTAG